In a single window of the Bactrocera dorsalis isolate Fly_Bdor chromosome 2, ASM2337382v1, whole genome shotgun sequence genome:
- the LOC105231807 gene encoding uncharacterized protein LOC105231807 — MPFATRLLFLLSACILNVVLQHVAVNADTKVLNTLSLNQPGYSSRHEVITLENAGTADEELVVRGNYTVELGPPNKDGLIFLAITEYTADKNGYHVHYHIEARPLLETRLSGSLLMTAAG; from the exons atgccGTTCGCGACC CGCTTGCTGTTCTTACTCTCCGCCTGCATACTAAATGTGGTCTTACAACACGTAGCGGTCAACGCTGACACAAAAGTGCTAAACACACTGAG CTTAAATCAGCCGGGCTACAGCAGCCGTCATGAGGTTATCACACTCGAGAATGCCGGCACCGCTGATGAGGAGCTGGTGGTTAGAGGCAATTATACCGTTGAACTCGGCCCACCGAACAAGGACGGTCTCATATTTTTGGCTATCACAGAGTATACTGCCGATAAGAATGGTTATCACGTGCATTATCATATCGAGGCGCGACCGCTATTGGAAACGCGGTTGAGTGGGAGTCTGTTAATGACTGCAGCGGGCTAG
- the LOC125776841 gene encoding uncharacterized protein LOC125776841 isoform X9, which produces MPFVNRLLFLLSAGILSVVLQCLMVNADTEMLQMLTLNQMGYNSYDEIVTLENGELVISGNWTVEIGPEKEGLTIIAITEFTIDKYGYHSQSHTEEVPIVGKGVG; this is translated from the exons atgccgTTTGTTAAC CGCTTACTGTTCTTACTCTCCGCCGGCATACTAAGTGTGGTCTTACAATGTCTAATGGTCAACGCTGACACAGAAATGTTGCAGATGCTCAC tTTAAATCAGATGGGATACAATAGCTATGATGAGATCGTCACACTCGAGAATGGAGAGTTGGTGATTAGTGGCAATTGGACCGTTGAAATCGGTCCGGAGAAGGAGGGTCTAACAATTATAGCCATAACAGAGTTTACCATCGATAAGTATGGATATCACTCGCAATCTCATACCGAAGAAGTACCGATAGTGGGAAAAGGGGTGGGTTAG
- the LOC125776841 gene encoding uncharacterized protein LOC125776841 isoform X3 codes for MPFVNRLLLAVILSVVLQCLMVNAYYSGVVNLFTLVQPNYNLYKERIISDRKELKFYSVWTVELGPPNQEGLIPIATTEYKAYNHGYRTRNSADKAPMMETRMDEAFLREITL; via the exons atgccgTTTGTTAAC CGCTTGCTGCTCGCTGTCATACTAAGTGTGGTCTTACAATGCCTAATGGTCAACGCTTACTATAGTGGTGTGGTGAACTTGTTCAC TTTAGTTCAGCCGAACTACAATCTCTATAAAGAGAGGATCATAAGCGATAGGAAGGAGTTGAAGTTCTATAGCGTTTGGACGGTTGAGCTCGGTCCACCGAACCAGGAGGGTCTAATACCTATAGCCACTACAGAGTATAAAGCGTATAACCATGGATATAGAACGCGAAATAGTGCCGACAAAGCACCGATGATGGAAACACGAATGGATGAGGCTTTTTTACGCGAGATAACGCTCTAA
- the LOC125776841 gene encoding uncharacterized protein LOC125776841 isoform X4, whose product MPFVNRLLFLLSAGILSVVLQCLMVNADKKFLHMISFDDVGNNHYNEIVTLENEELVLSGNWTVAIGRQNKKGLATVAITEFTVDKYGYHSQVRTEEIPISDSWRGSWRRKVN is encoded by the exons atgccgTTTGTTAAC CGCTTACTGTTCTTACTCTCTGCCGGCATACTAAGTGTGGTCTTACAATGTCTAATGGTCAACGctgacaaaaaatttttgcacatGATCAG tttCGATGACGTGGGAAACAATCATTATAATGAGATCGTCACACTCGAGAATGAAGAGTTGGTGCTTAGTGGCAATTGGACCGTTGCAATCGGTCGACAGAACAAGAAGGGTCTAGCAACTGTAGCCATAACAGAGTTTACTGTCGATAAGTATGGATATCACTCGCAAGTGCGTACAGAAGAAATACCGATAAGCGATTCTTGGCGTGGATCATGGCGGAGAAAAGTCAATTAA
- the LOC125776841 gene encoding uncharacterized protein LOC125776841 isoform X13: MPFVNRLLLAVILSVVLQCLMVNADPKVVHMISLYQGDYNSFNKLVTLEYGELVHKSSWMVELGPPNQEGLIPIGMNENKLDWDGHHFQCRTDEVPIVGKGVG, encoded by the exons atgccgTTTGTTAAC CGCTTGCTGCTCGCTGTCATACTAAGTGTGGTCTTACAATGTCTAATGGTCAATGCTGACCCAAAAGTGGTGCACATGATCAG TTTATATCAGGGTGACTACAATAGCTTTAATAAGTTGGTCACACTCGAGTATGGGGAGTTGGTGCATAAAAGCAGTTGGATGGTTGAGCTCGGTCCACCGAACCAGGAGGGTCTAATACCTATAGGCATGAACGAGAATAAACTCGATTGGGATGGACATCACTTTCAATGTCGTACCGACGAAGTACCGATAGTGGGAAAAGGGGTGGGTTAG
- the LOC125776841 gene encoding uncharacterized protein LOC125776841 isoform X7, with translation MPFVNRLLLAVILSVVLQCLMVNADPKVVHMISLYQGDYNSFNKIVTLEYEELVHKSSWMVELGPPNQEGLIPIGMNENKVDWDGFHSQRRTDEVPMVERRLGEGFLKSAAG, from the exons atgccgTTTGTTAAC CGCTTGCTGCTCGCTGTCATACTAAGTGTGGTCTTACAATGCCTAATGGTCAACGCTGACCCAAAAGTGGTGCACATGATCAG TTTATATCAGGGTGACTACAATAGCTTTAATAAGATTGTCACACTCGAGTATGAGGAGTTGGTGCATAAAAGCAGTTGGATGGTTGAGCTCGGTCCACCGAACCAGGAGGGTCTAATACCTATAGGCATGAACGAGAATAAAGTCGATTGGGATGGATTTCACTCGCAACGTCGTACCGACGAAGTACCGATGGTGGAAAGACGATTGGGTGAGGGTTTTTTAAAGTCAGCAGCGGGCTAA
- the LOC115066547 gene encoding uncharacterized protein LOC115066547, with product MLQARLWNSILLVLWIAIIAGAQRNHPTILRKRNEMTRYMNLHANPCKDFYEFACGSWEQPYVQTRYEQPILKDMEIYLRTKVDHDLRNMLQEQTKLEDGLNGRKLKDFYISCTAAERNGVAQQEYFSQMIEKHGGFPAIPGSNWHMRSNNYNWQDVVGTLRFQYGMNILVGVKIGVNYLYPFEDSVYLSEPDTFIPPELCSVEGTNKTDLRSEEYAIIENEVAENLSMWLTLDMEKAQVIASDLVAFEFKLCTGIKRWDISQLAVNSSYNSDIRKTLYDFTYQYDNKIDFVAATFGTQIQKPVFMGNEAYYKQLVKTLDSTNKTTIANYIMYQTLTALSFPHTDQPSSRALFCLEKTKRYFPKFLGEMYHRNYVNVEARDNVVNMFDKLKESFRQSLQKPWIREHTRRIAESKLAEMHLAFPYYGKLETSSININRGDYWHNLDILMKDRQEAQFQRIFPPPHPNMFDQVESYETNIFYRSQHTRFEMGWGLLQEPLYLTQYPNSMRYAAIGHKLSSLLATAFDDISWSTSPNGVLNWDQTTATEYRNRSECFRQQISNYLHNDPALFTNTTLLRQIIAQSAGLNVAFGAYLNWLAFQQPTDDHETLLRETLPEFNFTNTQLFFIAFAQKHCSAGDAGSRRSSSKGSARTLSPLERHTIERYLVNGPLRNYNEFARDFGCPMGVEMNPPDKCVIYYSAYQQNVLMLAHVDVDSKITVFESIEHFSTLQYCFQSDYDTMHKTGALTRALPLTLSCILALCSLVPQAVAERGTNGREREEQIMRNAKAAEILKYMNRQADPCNNFYDFACGNWASHQPTLLEGDAPISVQSQLAQRVRKDVQMLLDGGARGKGRTNLDERKVKEFYKSCIVVERSSSLQQVFLMNFIKEYHGIPLLASTNWNMNYDWVQVVARLRLNYGFDYLIGMEVVTNEHSLPGKAVIQLTEPATSLLPRHLCSAGAALDTRVSEKLTAQLQTEIALDLQSWFGLKEDETERVAGDIIRFELELCQYMREDESLPPSENDEPEPNVYEGRDLAHLSSKFGNIINFRKYLETSLNSTVANSEIVMKSTAYFKHLARIARLNPRPTLTNYIMYRALAEINFPRNETSTPRAGYCAQLTMRFFPKVVGEIYKNKYQRSEIRSDAEQLFDKIKGTLSESLNVNDLSDNAQRALRNKLLAFETLLFPIYKGVNLRDLSLERDNFWQKQNTAMKFKGYKERQRFYGGDPELDESLVEAFDVRMQLLDNGIMTGWGLLQPPFYDYNYANSLKYALLGPLMARELAAALIPDEQETELTRDDSIMEIFNNVTECYRTQYSNYMYNRPNVYYNASKLRELMTDSAGLNIAFRTYLDWLAGMDSSSDRQTLLRETLPGVDFTNTQLFFIVFAQSRCHAKYVKEMPPTFLPLDTHTEELFNVNGVLGNNVEFAREFGCALGTDMNPDDKCTLF from the exons ATGCTTCAGGCCAGACTATGGAACAGTATTCTACTAGTGCTTTGGATTGCCATCATCGCAGGGGCACAACGAAATCATCCGACAATATTACGCAAACGCAACGAGATGACCAGGTACATGAATTTGCACGCCAATCCGTGTAAGGACTTTTACGAATTCGCCTGCGGCAGTTGGGAGCAACCCTACGTACAAACGCGATACGAGCAGCCGATACTGAAagatatggaaatttatttgcgCACGAAAGTGGATCACGATTTGCGCAATATGCTGCAGGAACAAACCAAATTGGAGGATGGCTTGAATGGACgtaaattaaaagatttttatatttcctGTACGGCGGCCGAACGGAATGGCGTCGCACAACAGGAGTACTTCAGTCAGATGATCGAAAAGCATGGTGGCTTCCCTGCGATACCGGGTTCCAATTGGCACATGCGGAGCAATAACTACAATTGGCAAGATGTGGTGGGCACATTGCGCTTTCAATATGGCATGAATATATTGGTTGGTGTGAAAATTGGCGTCAACTATTTGTACCCTTTCGAGGATAGCGTCTATTTGAGCGAACCGGACACCTTTATACCGCCGGAACTGTGTAGTGTGGAGGGTACTAATAAAACGGACTTACGTTCCGAAGAGTATGCGATAATTGAAAATGAAGTGGCCGAAAATCTCAGCATGTGGCTTACGCTTGATATGGAAAAGGCACAAGTGATTGCCTCCGATTTGGTGGCGTTTGAATTTAAACTTTGCACCGGTATTAAGAGATGGGATATCAGCCAACTTGCCGTGAACAGCAGTTATAATAGTGATATACGTAAGACGCTTTACGATTTTACATATCAATACGATAATAAAATCGACTTTGTCGCGGCCACTTTtggcacacaaatacaaaaacccGTATTCATGGGTAACGAGGCGTACTACAAGCAGCTTGTCAAAACCTTAGACTCTACAAATAAGACGACAATCGCGAACTACATTATGTATCAGACGTTGACGGCCTTAAGTTTCCCACATACGGATCAGCCGAGTAGTCGTGCTTTGTTCTGTTTGGAAAAGACAAAGCGCTACTTTCCGAAATTCCTCGGTGAGATGTACCACAGAAATTATGTGAATGTTGAAGCTAGGGATAATGTGGTCAACATGTTCGACAAATTGAAAGAATCTTTCCGCCAGAGTTTACAAAAACCCTGGATCAGGGAGCATACACGCCGCATTGCTGAGAGCAAATTAGCAGAGATGCATCTGGCCTTCCCTTACTATGGCAAATTGGAAACAAGTAGTATAAACATAAATCGCGGTGATTATTGGCACAACTTGGATATACTAATGAAAGATCGACAAGAGGCACAATTCCAACGCATTTTCCCGCCACCACATCCAAATATGTTTGATCAAGTAGAATCTTACGAAACGAACATTTTCTATAGATCACAACATACACGCTTCGAAATGGGTTGGGGACTACTGCAGGAACCGCTCTATCTTACGCAGTACCCGAACTCGATGCGTTACGCTGCAATCGGTCATAAGCTTTCCTCGCTGTTGGCCACCGCCTTCGATGACATCTCGTGGAGCACATCACCTAACGGTGTATTGAATTGGGATCAGACTACAGCTACGGAGTATCGCAATCGTAGCGAATGTTTCCGTCAACAGATCAGCAATTATCTTCACAATGATCCCGCGTTGTTTACAAACACCACACTATTGCGTCAAATAATAGCACAAAGTGCAGGTTTAAATGTAGCATTCGGCGCTTATTTGAATTGGTTGGCATTTCAACAGCCCACAGACGATCACGAGACGCTATTGAGAGAAACTCTGCCCGAGTTCAACTTCACCAATACACAACTGTTCTTTATTGCCTTCGCGCAAAAGCATTGTAGTGCTGGCGATGCGGGCTCGCGTAGGTCCAGTTCAAAGGGATCCGCGCGCACACTCAGTCCACTTGAACGGCACACGATCGAACGCTACCTAGTCAACGGACCGCTGAGAAATTATAATGAATTCGCGCGCGACTTTGGCTGTCCGATGGGCGTGGAGATGAATCCGCCAGATAAATGTGTTATTTATTA ctcAGCTTATCAGCAAAATGTGCTGATGTTGGCGCACGTTGATGTAGACAGCAAAATTACTGTTTTTGAAAGTATTGAACatttttcaacacttcagtACTGTTTCCAGTCTGACTACGACACAATGCATAAAACGGGAGCGCTGACGCGAGCTTTACCGCTAACTTTAAGCTGCATATTGGCTTTATGCAGCCTTGTGCCGCAAGCTGTGGCTGAACGTGGCACAAATGGACGTGAAAGGGAGGAGCAAATCATGCGTAATGCCAAGGCAGCAGAGATACTCAAATATATGAACCGGCAGGCCGATCCATGCAATAACTTTTATGATTTTGCATGCGGCAATTGGGCGTCACATCAACCGACGTTGTTGGAAGGTGATGCACCGATATCCGTACAAAGTCAGTTGGCGCAACGCGTACGAAAGGACGTACAAATGCTGCTCGATGGCGGCGCACGCGGCAAGGGTCGGACGAATTTGGATGAGCGTAAAGTTAAAGAGTTCTACAAATCGTGTATAGTAGTCGAACGCTCTTCCTCGTTACAGCAAGTATTTCTCATGAATTTCATAAAGGAATATCACGGCATACCATTGCTAGCGAGTACCAACTGGAATATGAACTATGATTGGGTGCAGGTAGTTGCGCGTTTGCGTCTGAACTATGGCTTCGACTATCTGATTGGTATGGAAGTGGTGACTAATGAGCATTCGCTACCAGGCAAAGCGGTGATACAGTTGACCGAACCGGCAACGTCATTGCTACCGCGACACTTGTGCAGCGCAGGTGCTGCTTTAGATACGAGGGTGAGCGAAAAACTTACTGCACAATTGCAAACTGAAATCGCCTTGGACTTACAGTCTTGGTTTGGGCTGAAAGAAGATGAAACGGAACGCGTAGCTGGCGATATTATACGTTTCGAACTCGAATTATGCCAATACATGAGAGAGGATGAATCGTTGCCGCCATCCGAGAATGATGAGCCCGAACCGAATGTTTATGAGGGACGAGATTTGGCACACCTTTCAAGTAAATTTGGTAACATAATCAATTTCAGAAAGTATTTGGAAACCAGTCTCAACTCAACCGTTGCAAACTCGGAGATCGTAATGAAATCAACGGCTTATTTTAAACATTTGGCACGTATAGCACGCTTAAACCCGAGACCAACGCTAACCAATTACATAATGTATCGTGCACTGGCGGAAATCAACTTTCCACGCAATGAAACTAGTACTCCAAGAGCGGGGTACTGCGCGCAATTGACTATGCGATTCTTCCCCAAAGTTGTCGGTGAgatatataagaataaatatcAACGTAGCGAAATTAGAAGCGATGCTGAGCAACTTTTCGACAAAATCAAAGGCACTTTGAGTGAATCTTTAAATGTAAATGATCTATCGGATAATGCACAGAGAGCGTTGCGTAACAAACTGCTGGCATTTGAGACGTTACTCTTTCCCATCTACAAGGGTGTCAACTTACGCGATCTGTCGCTAGAACGCGACAATTTCTGGCAGAAGCAAAATACCGCCATGAAGTTTAAGGGCTACAAAGAGCGTCAACGTTTCTATGGTGGCGATCCCGAGTTGGATGAAAGCCTCGTCGAAGCGTTTGATGTGCGTATGCAGTTGCTAGATAATGGCATCATGACTGGTTGGGGACTGCTACAACCGCCCTTCTATGATTACAATTATGCCAACTCTTTAAAGTATGCTTTACTGGGTCCACTTATGGCGCGTGAACTGGCGGCCGCCTTGATACCCGATGAGCAGGAGACAGAGCTTACGCGTGATGACTCGATTATGgaaatttttaacaatgttACCGAATGCTATCGCACGCAGTACAGCAACTACATGTATAATAGACCGAATGTATACTACAATGCCAGCAAATTGCGTGAGCTTATGACAGATAGTGCTGGCTTGAATATAGCTTTCAGAACCTATCTCGACTGGCTGGCCGGGATGGATTCGTCGAGTGATCGACAAACTTTGTTGCGTGAAACCCTGCCGGGTGTGGACTTTACCAATACACAGTTGTTTTTCATCGTTTTCGCGCAATCCCGTTGCCATGCCAAATATGTTAAGGAAATGCCGCCAACATTTCTACCACTGGATACGCATACCGAAGAGCTCTTCAATGTGAATGGCGTCTTGGGAAATAATGTGGAGTTTGCGCGTGAATTTGGCTGTGCGCTGGGCACGGATATGAACCCAGATGACAAATGTActttgttttga